From one Micromonospora siamensis genomic stretch:
- a CDS encoding histone-like nucleoid-structuring protein Lsr2 produces the protein MAKQIIHKLVDDLDGGDADETVKFALDGVQYEIDLSAKNAEKLREVFAQYIAHGTKVGRGGVVVGGRAARGRGGATADREQNRAIREWAKKSGRDISDRGRIPQEIVDEYHSKAGH, from the coding sequence GTGGCCAAGCAGATCATTCACAAGCTGGTCGATGACCTGGACGGCGGGGACGCGGACGAGACCGTCAAGTTCGCGCTCGACGGCGTTCAGTACGAGATCGACCTGTCGGCCAAGAACGCCGAGAAATTGCGTGAGGTATTCGCCCAGTACATCGCGCACGGCACCAAGGTCGGGCGGGGCGGCGTGGTGGTCGGCGGTCGTGCGGCGCGGGGCCGTGGCGGCGCCACCGCCGACCGCGAGCAGAACAGGGCGATCCGGGAGTGGGCCAAGAAGTCCGGCCGGGACATCTCCGACCGGGGTCGCATCCCGCAGGAGATCGTCGACGAGTACCACTCCAAGGCGGGTCACTGA
- the lysS gene encoding lysine--tRNA ligase — MTEQNAVPVDPADDLPEQMKVRREKRDRMLADGVEPYPVGFARTSALAEIRERYAELPTDTATGDEVSVTGRVIFVRNTGKLCFATLRDGDGTELQAMLSLDRVGAERLDDWKRLVDLGDLVGVTGEVITSRRGELSVLAREWAVTAKALRPLPVAHKPLSEEARVRQRYVDLIVRPQARQMVRTRAAAVRSLRDSLHGAGFIEVETPMLQLLHGGAAARPFVTHSNALDTDLYLRIAPELFLKRTVVGGVERVFEINRNFRNEGIDSTHSAEFAMLEAYQAYGDYDTMAELTRNLVQQAAIAVGGSTVVTHADGTEFDLGGEWRSVTLFGVLSEALGEEVTVRTERTRLVEYADKVGLSVDPKWGPGKLAEELFEELVVPSLQAPTFVRDYPEETSPLTRAHRSEPGLTEKWDLYVRGFELGTAYSELVDPVVQRERLVKQAQLAARGDDEAMPLDEDFLRAMEYGMPPAGGMGMGIDRLLMALTGLGIRETILFPMVRPE, encoded by the coding sequence GTGACCGAGCAGAACGCCGTGCCAGTGGACCCCGCCGACGACCTTCCCGAGCAGATGAAGGTCCGCCGGGAGAAGCGGGACCGGATGCTCGCCGACGGCGTCGAGCCGTACCCGGTCGGCTTCGCCCGGACCAGCGCCCTGGCCGAGATCCGCGAGCGCTACGCCGAGCTGCCCACGGACACCGCGACCGGCGACGAGGTCTCGGTCACCGGGCGGGTGATCTTCGTACGGAACACCGGCAAGCTCTGCTTCGCCACCCTGCGCGACGGCGACGGCACCGAGTTGCAGGCCATGCTCTCCCTGGACCGGGTGGGCGCCGAACGGCTCGACGACTGGAAGCGCCTGGTCGACCTGGGTGACCTGGTCGGCGTCACCGGCGAGGTGATCACCAGCCGCCGGGGCGAGCTCTCCGTGCTGGCGCGGGAGTGGGCGGTCACCGCGAAGGCGCTGCGTCCGCTGCCGGTGGCGCACAAGCCGCTGAGCGAGGAGGCCCGGGTCCGGCAGCGGTACGTCGACCTGATCGTGCGCCCGCAGGCCCGGCAGATGGTCCGGACCCGGGCCGCCGCGGTACGCAGCCTGCGGGACTCGTTGCACGGCGCGGGATTCATCGAGGTCGAGACCCCGATGTTGCAGTTGCTGCACGGTGGCGCGGCGGCCCGCCCATTCGTGACCCACAGCAATGCGCTCGACACTGATCTGTATCTGCGAATCGCGCCGGAGCTTTTCCTGAAGCGCACCGTGGTCGGCGGCGTCGAGCGGGTCTTCGAGATCAACCGCAACTTCCGTAATGAGGGCATCGACTCGACGCACTCTGCGGAGTTCGCGATGCTGGAGGCGTACCAGGCGTACGGCGACTACGACACGATGGCCGAGCTGACCCGCAATCTGGTGCAGCAGGCGGCGATCGCGGTCGGTGGCTCGACGGTGGTGACGCACGCCGACGGCACCGAGTTCGATCTGGGTGGCGAGTGGCGTTCGGTGACCCTGTTCGGCGTCCTTTCCGAGGCGCTCGGCGAGGAGGTCACGGTCCGCACCGAACGCACCCGGCTCGTCGAGTACGCCGACAAGGTCGGGCTCTCCGTCGACCCGAAGTGGGGGCCCGGCAAGCTGGCCGAGGAGCTCTTCGAGGAGCTGGTGGTGCCGTCCCTGCAGGCGCCCACCTTCGTGCGGGACTACCCCGAGGAGACCAGCCCCTTGACCCGCGCGCACCGCAGCGAGCCGGGGTTGACCGAGAAGTGGGACCTGTACGTCCGCGGCTTCGAGCTGGGCACCGCGTACTCCGAGCTGGTCGACCCGGTGGTGCAGCGGGAGCGGTTGGTGAAGCAGGCGCAGCTGGCCGCCCGCGGTGACGACGAGGCCATGCCGCTGGACGAGGACTTTCTCCGCGCCATGGAGTACGGAATGCCGCCGGCCGGCGGTATGGGAATGGGAATCGACCGCTTGCTGATGGCGCTGACCGGCCTCGGAATTCGGGAAACGATCCTCTTCCCCATGGTCCGCCCGGAGTAG
- a CDS encoding class I SAM-dependent methyltransferase: MTDPTHALSFGAAAAEYDRFRPRYPEAALRWALDGLAAPARVVDLGAGTGILSRGVRELGHEVVPVEPDPGMRAQLGAATPGTTALAGSAEDVPVPDGSADAVLAGQAYHWFDREKAHPEIARVLRPGGTFAPIWNLRDERIPWVAELTRIAHIGDNAASVLGKYTDFGPAFTPLEVGGFEHTTTLTPAELIAMIHTRSYWLTATPEEQQRIDQELANLFQTHPDLAGKQTVELPYRTIVLKASRRT, from the coding sequence ATGACGGACCCCACTCACGCGCTGTCCTTCGGCGCCGCCGCCGCCGAGTACGACCGGTTCCGCCCCCGCTATCCCGAGGCCGCGCTGCGCTGGGCACTGGACGGCCTGGCCGCTCCCGCCCGGGTGGTGGACCTGGGTGCGGGCACCGGCATCCTCAGCCGGGGCGTGCGGGAACTGGGCCATGAGGTCGTACCCGTGGAACCGGATCCGGGGATGCGGGCGCAACTGGGGGCCGCCACGCCCGGTACGACGGCGCTGGCCGGCAGCGCCGAGGACGTGCCCGTGCCGGACGGATCGGCGGACGCCGTGCTGGCCGGTCAGGCCTACCACTGGTTCGACCGCGAGAAGGCCCACCCCGAGATCGCCCGCGTCCTGCGCCCCGGCGGCACCTTCGCCCCGATCTGGAACCTCCGTGACGAGCGGATCCCCTGGGTCGCCGAACTCACCCGCATCGCCCACATCGGCGACAACGCGGCCAGCGTGCTGGGGAAGTACACCGACTTCGGCCCCGCCTTCACCCCGCTGGAGGTGGGCGGATTTGAGCACACGACCACCCTCACCCCCGCCGAGTTGATCGCGATGATCCACACCCGCTCCTACTGGCTCACCGCCACCCCCGAGGAGCAGCAACGAATCGACCAGGAGCTGGCGAACCTCTTCCAGACCCACCCCGACCTGGCCGGAAAGCAGACGGTGGAGCTCCCCTACCGGACGATCGTCCTCAAAGCCTCCCGGCGGACCTGA
- a CDS encoding type III pantothenate kinase, with protein MLLCIDIGNTNTVLATFDGDKLVHSWRIKTDARSTADELGLMFRGLLAGDAVEITGVAACSTVPAALRSLRTMLSRYYADLPSVIVEPGVRTGVQLAIDNPKEVGSDRVVNTLAAYTLYGGPSIVVDFGTTTNFDVISGRGEFLGGAFAPGIEISFDALAARAAQLRKVEATKPRSVIGKNTVECLQSGLYFGFAGQVDRIVERMAEELGEVKAVIATGGLAALVVNECRTITHHEPMITLIGLRMVYERNN; from the coding sequence GTGCTGCTCTGCATCGACATCGGAAACACCAACACCGTGCTGGCGACCTTCGACGGCGACAAGCTGGTGCACTCGTGGCGGATCAAGACCGACGCCCGTTCCACCGCGGACGAGCTGGGTCTGATGTTCCGCGGGCTGCTGGCCGGTGACGCCGTGGAGATCACCGGGGTGGCCGCCTGCTCGACGGTGCCGGCCGCGCTGCGCTCGCTGCGCACGATGCTCTCCCGCTACTACGCGGACCTGCCGAGCGTGATCGTCGAGCCGGGGGTACGCACCGGCGTGCAGCTCGCCATCGACAACCCGAAGGAGGTGGGCTCGGACCGGGTGGTGAACACCCTGGCTGCGTACACCCTCTACGGCGGGCCGTCGATCGTGGTCGACTTCGGCACCACCACCAACTTCGACGTGATCAGCGGTCGGGGGGAGTTCCTCGGCGGCGCGTTCGCGCCGGGCATCGAGATCTCCTTCGACGCGCTCGCCGCCCGGGCCGCCCAGCTGCGCAAGGTGGAGGCGACGAAGCCGCGGTCGGTGATCGGCAAGAACACCGTGGAGTGCCTCCAGTCGGGGCTCTACTTCGGGTTCGCCGGGCAGGTGGACCGGATCGTCGAGCGGATGGCCGAGGAGCTGGGCGAGGTGAAGGCGGTGATCGCGACGGGTGGGCTGGCGGCGTTGGTGGTCAACGAGTGCCGGACGATCACGCATCACGAGCCGATGATCACTCTCATCGGTCTTCGGATGGTCTACGAGCGGAATAATTGA
- the nadC gene encoding carboxylating nicotinate-nucleotide diphosphorylase — protein MIESTERALAAGGLDPARVRRVIVDALVEDLGPEFLDVTSVATIPAEQTDTADLVARADGVVAGLAVAAAVFELVGEVTGAERTVEVSVIAHDGQRVARGDVLATVTGPTRLLLTAERTALNLLCRMSGVATHTRAWADALAGTKAMVLDTRKTTPGLRMLEKYAVRAGGGTNKRMGLHDVAMVKDNHKLAAGGIAAAYRRVREAFPDVPVQVEVDTLAEAVEAVEAGADFLLLDNMTPAQLREVVAAVGDRAELEATGGLTLPVAAEYGATGVDFISVGALTHSSPILDIALDLRSE, from the coding sequence GTGATCGAGTCGACGGAGCGGGCACTGGCGGCGGGCGGCCTGGACCCGGCGCGGGTACGGCGGGTGATCGTCGACGCGCTGGTCGAGGACCTCGGGCCGGAGTTCCTCGACGTCACCAGCGTCGCCACCATCCCCGCCGAGCAGACCGACACCGCTGACCTGGTCGCCCGCGCCGACGGTGTGGTGGCCGGGCTGGCCGTGGCGGCGGCCGTGTTCGAGCTGGTCGGCGAGGTGACCGGCGCGGAGCGTACGGTCGAGGTGTCGGTGATCGCCCACGACGGGCAGCGGGTGGCGCGCGGCGACGTGCTGGCCACGGTGACCGGCCCGACCCGGCTGCTGCTCACCGCCGAGCGGACGGCGCTGAACCTGCTCTGCCGGATGTCCGGGGTGGCCACCCACACCCGGGCCTGGGCGGACGCCCTGGCCGGCACGAAGGCGATGGTGCTGGACACCCGCAAGACCACGCCGGGCCTGCGGATGCTGGAGAAGTACGCGGTCCGCGCCGGCGGGGGCACCAACAAGCGGATGGGCCTGCACGACGTCGCGATGGTCAAGGACAACCACAAGCTGGCCGCCGGCGGTATCGCCGCCGCCTACCGCCGGGTCCGGGAGGCGTTCCCGGACGTGCCGGTGCAGGTGGAGGTGGACACGCTGGCCGAGGCGGTGGAGGCGGTCGAGGCGGGCGCCGACTTCCTGCTGCTGGACAACATGACCCCGGCGCAGCTGCGCGAGGTGGTCGCGGCGGTGGGTGACCGGGCCGAGCTGGAGGCGACCGGCGGGCTGACCCTGCCGGTGGCCGCCGAGTACGGCGCGACCGGGGTGGACTTCATCTCGGTCGGTGCGCTGACCCACTCCTCGCCGATCCTGGACATCGCCCTCGACCTGCGCTCCGAATAG
- a CDS encoding L-aspartate oxidase, with the protein MDLSSVELPELPRLLAAPAPGWVETTDVIVVGSGVAGLTAALHLREAGLHVTVVTKVNIDDGSTRWAQGGIAAVLDPADSPAAHAYDTEVAGVGLCDPAAVRALVEEGPSRLRELMRVGAEFDRNPDGSLMLTREGGHRADRIVHAGGDATGAEVQRALHAAVRRDPWIRLVEHALVLDLLRAPGDGPDGLGPACGITLHVLGEGSEDGVGALLARAVVLATGGMGQVFAATTNPAVSTGDGVALAMRAGAVVTDVEFVQFHPTALIVPEASRVPGAGLAQQPLVSEALRGEGAHLVDGDGKRFMVGQHELAELAPRDVVAKGIHRVLLATGADHVFLDARHLGGDFLAGRFPTIVASCLAIGVDPATDLIPVAPAAHYASGGVRTDLHGRTSIPGLYACGEVACTGVHGANRLASNSLLEGLVFSRRIADDIAAGLPEQAKPAETGAWVGGAGWVVPAAGTAALQRAMTRGAGVLRSAETLAATAATLTGVGAARGTSRTADWEATNLITVASALVAAAYARRETRGCHWREDFPAADERWLGHLVEGVGAQGRMTQHWEGPR; encoded by the coding sequence ATGGACCTGTCGAGCGTCGAGCTGCCCGAACTGCCGAGGCTGCTGGCCGCGCCCGCGCCGGGCTGGGTGGAGACCACCGACGTGATCGTGGTCGGTTCCGGCGTCGCCGGGCTCACCGCCGCGCTGCACCTGCGCGAGGCCGGGCTGCACGTCACCGTGGTCACCAAGGTCAACATCGATGACGGGTCGACCCGCTGGGCGCAGGGCGGCATCGCCGCGGTGCTCGACCCGGCGGACAGCCCGGCCGCGCACGCGTACGACACGGAGGTGGCCGGGGTCGGGCTCTGCGACCCGGCGGCGGTGCGGGCGCTGGTGGAGGAGGGCCCGAGCCGGCTGCGCGAGTTGATGCGGGTCGGCGCCGAGTTCGACCGCAACCCGGACGGCTCGCTGATGCTGACCCGGGAGGGCGGCCACCGGGCCGACCGGATCGTGCACGCCGGCGGCGACGCCACCGGGGCGGAGGTGCAGCGGGCGCTGCACGCGGCCGTCCGCCGGGACCCGTGGATCCGGCTGGTGGAGCACGCCCTGGTGCTGGACCTGCTGCGGGCCCCGGGTGACGGCCCGGACGGGCTCGGCCCGGCCTGCGGGATCACCCTGCACGTGCTCGGCGAGGGCAGCGAGGACGGCGTCGGCGCGCTGCTGGCCCGGGCGGTGGTGCTCGCCACCGGCGGGATGGGGCAGGTCTTCGCGGCGACCACCAATCCGGCGGTCTCCACAGGCGACGGGGTGGCGTTGGCGATGCGGGCCGGCGCGGTGGTGACCGATGTGGAGTTCGTCCAGTTCCACCCGACGGCGCTGATCGTGCCGGAGGCGTCCCGGGTGCCGGGCGCGGGCCTGGCCCAGCAGCCGCTGGTCTCCGAGGCGCTGCGCGGTGAGGGCGCCCACCTGGTCGACGGCGACGGCAAGCGGTTCATGGTGGGCCAGCACGAGCTGGCCGAGTTAGCCCCCCGGGACGTGGTGGCCAAGGGCATCCACCGGGTGCTGCTGGCCACCGGCGCGGACCACGTCTTCCTGGACGCTCGGCACCTCGGCGGCGACTTCCTGGCCGGGCGGTTCCCCACCATCGTGGCGTCCTGCCTGGCCATCGGGGTCGATCCGGCCACCGATCTGATCCCGGTCGCGCCGGCCGCGCACTACGCCTCCGGCGGGGTCCGCACCGACCTGCACGGCCGGACCTCCATCCCCGGCCTGTACGCCTGCGGCGAGGTCGCCTGCACCGGCGTGCACGGCGCGAACCGGCTGGCCAGCAACTCGCTGCTGGAAGGGCTGGTCTTCTCCCGCCGGATCGCCGACGACATCGCCGCCGGGCTTCCCGAGCAGGCGAAGCCGGCGGAGACCGGGGCCTGGGTCGGCGGCGCCGGCTGGGTGGTGCCGGCCGCCGGCACTGCGGCCCTGCAACGGGCGATGACCCGGGGCGCGGGGGTGCTCCGGTCGGCGGAGACGCTGGCCGCGACGGCCGCCACGCTGACCGGGGTCGGTGCGGCGCGGGGCACTTCGCGGACCGCCGACTGGGAGGCCACGAACCTGATCACCGTGGCTTCGGCCCTGGTAGCGGCCGCGTACGCGCGCCGGGAGACCCGGGGTTGCCACTGGCGGGAGGACTTCCCGGCGGCCGACGAGCGGTGGCTGGGCCACCTCGTCGAGGGGGTCGGGGCGCAGGGCCGGATGACGCAGCATTGGGAGGGACCCCGGTGA